One Mycolicibacterium crocinum DNA window includes the following coding sequences:
- a CDS encoding oxidoreductase — protein MGLFDRFRASRRGESSVAADRRHLHEWASQRTGVEAFVEPKTSVTPMTVVLVAADGEWTRRPADGAAGARRLGEELGIPVYDVQKVGYPQRMRDYDARRRIERRRQREKDLET, from the coding sequence TTGGGACTGTTCGACAGGTTCCGGGCTTCCCGCCGCGGTGAATCTTCGGTGGCCGCCGACCGCAGGCACCTCCACGAATGGGCCTCGCAGCGCACCGGGGTGGAAGCCTTCGTCGAACCCAAGACCAGCGTCACTCCGATGACCGTCGTGCTCGTGGCCGCCGACGGCGAGTGGACCCGCCGCCCGGCCGACGGCGCGGCCGGTGCCCGCAGGCTCGGCGAAGAGCTCGGCATCCCCGTCTATGACGTGCAGAAAGTCGGGTATCCGCAGCGGATGCGCGACTATGACGCCCGACGGCGGATCGAACGACGCCGCCAACGAGAGAAAGACCTGGAGACCTGA